The Mesorhizobium sp. B2-8-5 genome segment CTCGGCCAAGGGTTTTGGTGAGGCCGAGGTTGTTTCGTCGATCGGCATCAAGGCGGGCGCTGCTACGCCCGACAAGCGCCTCGCAGCGGTTGCCCACGAGGCCGGTATCGGCGGCTTCCATTTCTACCACGGCATCCCCGGCGCCATTGGCGGCGCGCTCAGGATGAACGCCGGCGCCAACGGCGTCGAGACCCGCGAGCGGGTCGTCGAGGTGAGGGCGTTGGACCGCAAGGGCAATCTCCATACGTTGCTCACTGACGATATGGGCTATGCCTATCGCCACTCATCCGCGCCTTCCGGCCTGATCTTCACCTCGGCTATTTTCGAAGGGTTTCCAGAAGACAAGGCCGCGATCAAGACCGCGATGGATGCCGTGCAGAACCACCGCGAGACGGTGCAGCCGATCCGCGAGAAAACCGGCGGCTCGACCTTCAAGAATCCGGAAGGCACCTCGGCCTGGAAGGAAATCGACAAGGCGGGCTGCCGCGGGCTGATGATCGGCGGCGCGCAGATGTCGCCGATGCATTGCAACTTCATGATCAACACCGGCACGGCCACCGGCTACGACCTCGAATATCTCGGCGAGACGGTGCGGGCGCGGGTGCTCGAGAACTCCGGCATCCGGCTGCATTGGGAGATCAAGCGCCTCGGCAATTTCCGCCCTGGCCATGCGGTGCAGGAGTTCCTCGGGCAGCTCCTTTAGCTTGGGCTGAAGTTCATGTGATACTTGAACTTCCAGCAGTCTGAAATGGCCGCAAACCGTTGCCTTAATGACTCACAATTCACTTTTTGCGGCTGTTTTCGCGGAAAGTGAATCTCTCGGAATCATAGGCACTTGCCAGCGAATCAACTCTCTGATTCTCTGCCCTAAAGCGTTTCCTGATTTGAGTCGTTCGACGCGTGAATCCGCGTTTTCCGTCTGGGGGGCAACCTGCCGGAAGACTCGGACTCAATGTTTGGAAATACGGTGCGGGAATATCGGTTGCAGACCCGGCGTGAGAGGGGATGACGGGAATGAAGAACAAGCATGTGGCTGTCCTCCTGGGTGGATTCTCCTCGGAGCGGCCCGTGTCTCTGTCCTCGGGGAAGGCGTGTGCGGATGCGCTCGAGAATGAAGGTTATCAGGTCACCCGTGTCGATGTTTCGCGCGATGTCGGGTCTGTGCTTGCCGAGCTCAAACCCGACGTCGCCTTCAATGCGCTGCATGGTCCGTTCGGCGAGGACGGCACCATTCAGGGAATTCTCGAATTTCTCGGAATTCCCTACACCCATTCGGGTGTGCTCGCTTCGGCGCTGGCCATGAACAAGGAACTGGCCAAGAAGATTGCCAAGGCGTCCGGCATTCCGGTCGCGGAATCCAAGGTGATCAATCGCTTCGCCGTCCAGAACAAGCATCCGATGAGGCCGCCTTATGTGGTCAAGCCGGTCAATGAGGGATCGAGCTTCGGCGTGGTCATCGTGCATGAGGGGCAGTCGCATCCGCCTCAGGTGATCGGTTCGACCGAATGGCAATATGGCGAGACCGTCATGGTCGAGCGCTACATCCATGGGCGCGAATTGACCTGCGCGGTGATGGGCGACGTGGCGCTCGGCGTCTGCGAGATCATTCCGACCGGGCATTCCTTCTACGACTACGATTCAAAATATGTTCCCGGCGGATCAAAAC includes the following:
- the murB gene encoding UDP-N-acetylmuramate dehydrogenase, whose protein sequence is MMRGQDLIDKLGDKLSGLRGRITPNAEMDKITWFRAGGLAEALFQPADEEDLAAFLRAVPEEVPVTVVGVGSNLLVRDGGIPGFVIRLSAKGFGEAEVVSSIGIKAGAATPDKRLAAVAHEAGIGGFHFYHGIPGAIGGALRMNAGANGVETRERVVEVRALDRKGNLHTLLTDDMGYAYRHSSAPSGLIFTSAIFEGFPEDKAAIKTAMDAVQNHRETVQPIREKTGGSTFKNPEGTSAWKEIDKAGCRGLMIGGAQMSPMHCNFMINTGTATGYDLEYLGETVRARVLENSGIRLHWEIKRLGNFRPGHAVQEFLGQLL
- a CDS encoding D-alanine--D-alanine ligase, translated to MKNKHVAVLLGGFSSERPVSLSSGKACADALENEGYQVTRVDVSRDVGSVLAELKPDVAFNALHGPFGEDGTIQGILEFLGIPYTHSGVLASALAMNKELAKKIAKASGIPVAESKVINRFAVQNKHPMRPPYVVKPVNEGSSFGVVIVHEGQSHPPQVIGSTEWQYGETVMVERYIHGRELTCAVMGDVALGVCEIIPTGHSFYDYDSKYVPGGSKHEIPAKISPNIYQKIQTLALKAHLAIGCRGVSRSDFRYDDRHSENGEVVWLEVNTQPGMTPTSLVPEIAAQAGHSFGDLLSWMVEDASCLR